From one Misgurnus anguillicaudatus chromosome 2, ASM2758022v2, whole genome shotgun sequence genomic stretch:
- the LOC129442766 gene encoding tripartite motif-containing protein 16, translated as MIRQESTHEQEDVDCGVCTETKCKAVKSCLECLNSYCQIHLEYHENLFKDRTHSLINPTRRLHEMVCQKHRRYLEIYCRTDQQCICYTCTMDDHKNHETVTVAEEKIEKQRQLRETQWKFQQRIQKREKELREVREAVQFHQRSVQTAVKDNERIFNELMTSIKKTRSEVTRLIRDQEKAALSQAERLMKQLEDEIFDLKERNDHLEQLSHKDDLIQFMQQFQIYSAAPEPTVSHNITHSSLLSFDDVKKSLSQLKEKLEDFCKEEIEEISDGVSYITIVRPNIPRTRKEFLQYFRQFTLDSNTANNSIGLIDGDRTAIDCDTTQQYPYDPERFDYCPQVLCKESVSGRCYWEVEWSGSNGVYISVSYKTISKKSLENESLFGNNNQSWSLYCCSSRNFPSSSSHQLSLMEPPRVGDASGGVYPNQSQAIARKTQWTRVQFNSMPLKYSVVHNSQITELPVSSGCSRIGVFVDHSAGTLSFYSISDTMTLIHRFQTTFTQPLYPGFTVFKGSTVKLCHHTE; from the exons ATGATCAGACAAGAGTCTACACATGAACAAGAAGATGTGGATTGTGGGGTCTGCACTGAGACAAAATGCAAAGCTGTCAAGTCCTGTCTGGAGTGTCTGAACTCTTACTGTCAGATCCACCTTGAATACCACGAGAATCTCTTTAAAGACAGGACACACAGTCTGATAAATCCGACTAGACGACTCCATGAGATGGTCTGCCAAAAACATAGAAGATATCTGGAAATCTACTGTCGCACCGACCAGCAGTGCATTTGTTATACGTGTACGATGGACGATCATAAAAATCATGAAACTGTAACGGTTGCGGAAGAGAAGATTGAAAAACAG AGGCAGTTGAGAGAGACACAATGGAAATTTCAACAGAGGATCcagaagagagagaaagagcttCGGGAGGTGAGAGAGGCTGTGCAGTTTCATCAG AGATCTGTACAGACGGCAGTAAAGGACAATGAGAGAATTTTTAATGAGCTGATGACCTCCATCAAGAAAACCCGCTCTGAAGTGACACGgctgatcagagatcaggaaaAGGCTGCTTTGAGTCAAGCTGAAAGACTTATGAAGCAACTAGAGGATGAGATTTTTGATTTGAAGGAGAGAAATGATCATCTTGAGCAGCTTTCACATAAAGACGATCTCATTCAGTTCATGCAG cAATTCCAGATTTACTCTGCCGCTCCTGAACCTACAGTTTCACACAACATTACTCACAGTTCCCTCCTCTCTTTTGATGATGTGAAAAAATCTCTCTCTCAACTGAAAGAAAAATTAGAGGATTTCTGCAAAGAGGAGATAGAAGAGATATCTGATGGAG TTTCATATATAACAATTGTTCGCCCTAATATACCCAGGACCAGGAAGGAGTTCTTACAAT aTTTCAGGCAGTTCACACTGGATTCAAACACAGCGAATAATAGCATCGGTCTGATTGATGGAGACAGAACTGCTATTGACTGCGATACAACCCAGCAATATCCTTATGATCCAGAGAGATTTGATTACTGTCCTCAGGTGTTGTGTAAAGAGAGTGTGAGCGGACGCTGTTACTGGGAGGTTGAGTGGAGTGGGAGTAATGGTGTAtatatatcagtgtcatataaGACCATCAGCAAAAAAAGTTTGGAAAATGAGTCTCTATTTGGGAATAATAATCAGTCCTGGAGTTTGTACTGCTGTTCCTCCAGAAACTTCCCCTCTTCATCCAGCCATCAGTTATCTCTGATGGAGCCCCCCAGGGTGGGCGATGCAAGTGGTGGTGTCTATCCAAACCAATCTCAGGCTATAGCCAGAAAAACACAGTGGACAAgggtccagtttaattcaatGCCCTTAAAATACTCAGTTGTACACAATAGTCAAATAACTGAACTCCCTGTGTCCTCCGGTTGCTCTAGAATAGGAGTGTTTGTGGATCACAGTGCAGGAACTCTGTCCTTCTACAGCATCTCTGACACAATGACCCTCAT